From Bacteroidetes bacterium SB0662_bin_6, a single genomic window includes:
- a CDS encoding ATP-binding cassette domain-containing protein, whose product MPVLDVCGVARRFGRRLLFRDLSFSLSGGECLAVTGVNGSGKSTLLRILAGVMSPSEGTVSLRVNGTGLSKEAHPLHAGLVAPYVNVYAGFSPRENLRFIARARRLANDEQRIEETLASVGLARRMHDRVSTFSSGMVQRVRLAAALLADPPLLLLDEPNEHLDEEGRHMMSAVIEDRLRAGAIMVVATNDEREAKQYARTLCVEEYR is encoded by the coding sequence ACGTATGCGGCGTTGCCCGCCGGTTCGGCAGGCGGCTGCTGTTCCGGGATCTTTCGTTTTCCTTGTCCGGCGGCGAGTGCCTTGCCGTGACCGGCGTCAACGGGTCCGGCAAGTCCACCCTGCTTCGCATTCTGGCCGGGGTGATGTCGCCGAGCGAAGGAACCGTTTCGCTCCGCGTGAACGGGACCGGCCTGTCGAAGGAAGCGCATCCCCTGCATGCCGGCCTCGTAGCGCCGTACGTGAATGTATACGCAGGATTCTCTCCTCGGGAGAATTTGCGGTTTATCGCCCGGGCGCGCCGTCTTGCGAACGATGAGCAGCGGATCGAGGAGACGCTCGCATCCGTCGGGTTGGCCCGCCGCATGCACGACCGGGTCTCCACGTTCTCATCCGGCATGGTGCAGCGCGTCAGACTGGCGGCGGCGCTGCTTGCCGATCCGCCGCTTCTGCTTCTGGACGAGCCGAACGAGCATCTCGACGAAGAAGGCCGCCACATGATGTCCGCTGTCATCGAAGACAGACTTCGCGCCGGCGCGATCATGGTCGTGGCCACCAACGACGAACGGGAAGCGAAACAGTACGCTCGTACGCTGTGTGTCGAGGAGTATCGATAA